In one Methanobrevibacter arboriphilus genomic region, the following are encoded:
- a CDS encoding tRNA uridine(34) 5-carboxymethylaminomethyl modification radical SAM/GNAT enzyme Elp3 has protein sequence MEKACQIIINEIINGKIVTRRDLEIAKRKVCRDYDLPKFMSNTEILECTTDEEREIVSNVLRKKPTRTISGVAIVAVMCHPHECPHGRCFYCPESDVAPPSYTGEEPAALRARMFKFHPYDQTYNRLKQLSTVGHPIDKVELIIMGGTFPSRESSYQEWFISQCLKAMNDFGGNSKKNSSKKDDFKEDSFKKVKTYPPYDYVLLEDVQKANEDAKVRCIGMTFETRPDFCKIEDVNRMLKMGVTRVELGVQTLYDDIYEKMERGHTIQDVINANQILRDSGIKVAMHLMPGLLQTPDEDYEMFKKLFKNPNFKPDMLKIYPCLVTKGSKLYDLWKKGEYTPYTDEEAVNLIVKIKKILPKWVRTMRIQRDIPAKLIEAGVKKSNLGELVYNKLEEEKVNCKCIRCREIGHKINKSKKDLKLNYNDFKLFKEEYEATEGKEIFLSFEEDTEETIAGFLRLRFPSEKAHRKEITKSTAIVRELHVYGNMLEIGSKGKNIGQHTGFGEKLLKKAEQIAIENSKDKMVIISGIGARNYYRKFGYELEGPYMVKKLI, from the coding sequence ATGGAAAAAGCATGTCAAATTATAATTAATGAAATTATAAATGGAAAAATAGTTACAAGGCGTGATTTAGAAATAGCTAAAAGAAAAGTTTGTAGAGATTATGATCTACCTAAGTTCATGAGTAATACTGAAATTTTAGAATGTACAACAGATGAAGAAAGGGAAATAGTATCAAATGTTCTTAGAAAGAAGCCTACAAGAACTATATCTGGAGTAGCTATTGTTGCAGTTATGTGCCATCCTCATGAATGTCCACATGGAAGATGTTTTTATTGTCCAGAAAGTGATGTTGCACCTCCTAGCTATACTGGAGAAGAACCAGCAGCACTTAGAGCTAGAATGTTTAAATTTCATCCATATGATCAAACATATAATCGACTTAAACAGTTGTCTACAGTAGGACACCCCATAGATAAGGTAGAACTAATAATAATGGGAGGAACATTTCCTTCAAGAGAATCATCATACCAAGAATGGTTTATATCACAATGTTTAAAAGCAATGAATGATTTTGGAGGTAACTCTAAAAAGAATAGTTCTAAAAAAGATGATTTTAAAGAAGATAGTTTTAAAAAGGTTAAAACATATCCTCCATATGATTATGTTCTACTCGAAGATGTTCAAAAAGCTAATGAAGATGCAAAAGTTCGTTGCATAGGAATGACATTTGAAACAAGACCAGATTTTTGTAAGATAGAAGATGTAAATAGAATGCTTAAAATGGGAGTTACAAGAGTAGAACTTGGAGTTCAAACCTTATATGATGACATATATGAAAAAATGGAAAGAGGCCATACAATACAAGATGTTATAAATGCAAATCAGATACTTAGAGATTCTGGAATTAAAGTAGCTATGCATCTTATGCCAGGATTACTCCAAACTCCTGATGAAGATTATGAAATGTTTAAAAAATTATTCAAAAATCCAAACTTTAAACCAGATATGTTAAAAATTTACCCTTGTCTTGTAACAAAAGGAAGTAAATTATATGATTTATGGAAAAAAGGAGAATATACCCCCTATACAGATGAAGAAGCTGTAAATTTAATTGTTAAAATTAAGAAAATTCTTCCAAAATGGGTAAGAACAATGCGAATCCAAAGAGATATTCCAGCTAAACTAATAGAAGCAGGAGTGAAAAAATCAAACCTTGGAGAACTTGTTTATAATAAACTTGAGGAAGAAAAAGTAAACTGTAAATGTATAAGGTGCAGAGAGATAGGTCATAAAATAAATAAATCAAAAAAAGACTTAAAATTAAATTATAATGATTTTAAACTATTTAAAGAGGAATATGAAGCTACTGAAGGTAAAGAAATTTTCTTATCTTTTGAAGAGGATACAGAAGAAACCATAGCTGGCTTTTTAAGATTAAGATTCCCCTCAGAGAAAGCTCATAGAAAAGAAATTACAAAATCAACAGCAATAGTTAGAGAACTTCATGTTTATGGAAATATGCTAGAAATAGGATCAAAAGGAAAAAATATTGGTCAGCACACAGGTTTTGGAGAAAAACTCCTTAAAAAAGCTGAACAAATAGCTATTGAAAATAGTAAAGATAAAATGGTAATAATTAGTGGAATAGGAGCTAGAAATTATTATCGTA
- a CDS encoding PRC-barrel domain-containing protein has protein sequence MRIKDLLGMQVLDIDAMDIGKVTDVDFNETSGQINKIAVSLKKNILSHDEVLVHFDNIKSIGDYVLLKINIENK, from the coding sequence ATGAGAATTAAAGACTTATTAGGAATGCAAGTACTGGATATTGATGCAATGGACATTGGAAAAGTTACTGATGTTGATTTTAATGAAACAAGCGGTCAAATAAATAAGATAGCTGTTTCTTTAAAGAAAAACATTTTGTCTCATGATGAAGTTTTAGTTCATTTTGACAACATTAAAAGTATTGGGGATTATGTTTTATTGAAAATAAATATTGAGAATAAATAA